The Elusimicrobiota bacterium region GCATCCCCACCTCCTGAATTAGGGAGCTTCAACAATGGATATAGCCCCGGGAAGGGGGCGCTGTCAAGATATGTCTCGGCCGCTGGTCCCGGAGCGCAGAGTGCGCCAGTCCAGCCGGAACCCGCCCAGGAGCGCGTCCATCGCCTCTTGCACCGGCGCGCTGGAGTGCGGATGCCGGCTGCACAGCAGCCACAGGTTCTCGCGTATCCCCAAGGACCGCTCGTGGAGCTTCACGAGGCGGCCCCGCTCCAGGTGGCGCTGGATGGTGAAGGGGTCCAGGAAGCCCACGCCTTCTCCGCGCAGGGCCATGGCCAGGATGAGGTCCGGGTCCTCCACCTCGGCCTGGATGCTGGGCAGGACCCCGTTGCGGCGCAGGAAATCCATGGCGTCTTTGTGCAGCGGGTTGTCCTCGGCGCGCACCATGAGCGGCAGCTCCTCCAGCATCCGGGGAAAGCTCCGGCCCCGGGCCTTGAGCGCGGGCGTGGCCACGAAGAAGTGCGGGATGCTCGCCACCAAGCGGCTGCGGAAATCCGGGCCCAAGGCCGGGGAGAAGTCCACGTTGGAAAGGACGATGTCGAACATGCGCCGGCGCAGCTTGTCCTCCAGCCCCTCGGGGGTGCCGGAGGCGATCTTCACGATCATCCCGGGCTCGCGCTCCTTGACCGCCTGGGCCACGGCCAGGACCTTCTCGCGCGAGATGGAGCGGCAGAAGCCCAGCCGCAGATAGCGCGTGGCCGCGGCTTCGCCGCCGCGCAGCCGGCCGGCCAGCTCCTCGGCCTGGCCGAAGATGCGCTCGCAGTACTCGAAGACCACCCGCCCCTCCGTGTTCGGGGTCACCCCGCGCCGGGAGCGCAGCAGCAGGCGCCGGCCCACGGAGCGCTCCAACTGCTGGAGCTGCTGGCTCAGCGTGGACTGGTTGAGCAGGAGCTGGCGCGTGGCCGCGGAGATGCTGCCCGCCTTGGTGATGATCCAGAAATAGTAGAGCTGGTTGAAGTTGAAAGGCATCATCGACATAACCGATAGGATATATCATAAATATCGCTTTTACAAATACCAGGTGCCGCGCTATCCTATGGGTGTGAAGATCCGCAGCCTGCCCTCGGTGGCGACGGTGGTCCTGGCCGTGGACGACGACGCGTCCGTGCGCGCGGAGGTGGCCGCGGCCATGCCCCGGTCCTACCGGCTCATCGCCCTGCCGGACGGCTCCGAGTTCATGGAGACCGTGGAGGCCTATGAGCCCGACCTCGTCATCCTGAACCCGCAGGCGCCAGGAGAGGACGGCGTCAGCCTGGCCCGGCGCCTGCGCAGCCGCGCCGAGTTCCGGCACATCCCGGTCCTGTTCCTGACCTCCATGAATGAGGAGGCAGCCTGGCGCCGCCTGCTGGAGGGCCAGGGCGACGCGGTCCTGGCCAAGCCGTTCGCCCCCGGGGAACTGCGCAACGCCATCGTGCGCTTGGTGGAAGGCCGGATAGAGCAAGGGTGAGACCATGAAAAGGCAGGATGCCGTGAACATGCTGGTCTTCAACTGCGGCAGCTCGTCCTTGACCTTCAAGGTCTTCGCGGCGGGCTCGGAGGATGACGCCGCGCCGGTGTTCTCCGGCAAGGCCCACCGGGTCGGGGTCAAGGGGAGCGCGCCGTCCTTCCTGGAGTATCACGGCGGGCCCCGGAACGAGCGGGTGGAGACCCCTCTGGCCTCCCACGGCCAGGCGGCCGCCTTGGTCGTGGAGAAGCTCGCGCGATGGGGCCTGCGCGTCGATTACGTCGGCCATCGCTGGGGCCACAGCGGCGGGCATTTCAAGACCGCCTGGGTGGACGAGCATTTCATCGAGGAGCTCCGGGCCCTGATACCCCTGATGCCCATCCATCACCCGGCCATGTTCAGCGTCATCCGCCGCTGCCGCAAGCTTCTGCCGCAGACCCCGCAGTTCGTCACCACGGACGGCAGCTTCCACTCGTCTTTGCCTCCGCACGCCTACACCTATCCCCTGCCCAAGAGCGTCATCCGAAGGTTCGGCTTCCGGAAATTCGGCTTCCACGGGCTCTCCTACCAATACGTGGTCAAGGCCGCGGCCGAGCATCTGGGCCTGCCCCTAGCCGGCTCGCGCATCGTGGCCTGCCATCTGGGCACCGGGGGCTCGAGCGTGGTGGCGGTCAAGGACGGCCGCTCCTGCGACACCTCCATGGGCTACACCGGCCTGCCGGGCCTGGTCATGAGCACCCGCAGCGGGGACGTGGACCCACTGCTGGCGACCTACATCATGGGCGTCTACGGCGAGCACGCTGACGACCTGGTGGACCTGCTCAACAAGCGCTCCGGCCTGCTGGGCGTGTCGGATTTCTCCAGCGACATCCGCGACCTCATCCCGCGCCTGGACCAAGACCCCAAGGCGCGGCTCGCCTTCGACATGTACGTGCACCGGCTCAAGAAGTACATCGGCAGCTACGTGGCCGTGCTGGGCGGCCTCGACGTCCTGGTCTTCACGGACGACATCGGCCTGCACAACTGGCTGCTGCGCCAGGAGGTCTGCTCGGGCCTGGGCTGGTGCGGCGTCGAGCTCGACGCCGAGGCCAACCGGAAAGCCGTGGGAGACGAGCTCTCGGTCCTGAGCCGGCCGGGAGCGCGGGTCCGGGTCCTGGCCGTGCCCACGGAAGAGGAGCTGGTCATCTGCTGGGAGGGGCTGCGGCTCCTGGGAGGACGATATGCGCCTCATGCTCGACCCTGAACCGCCGGCCGTGCGCTGGTGCCAGGAGACGGCCGCGGGCCGGCGGGTCGGCCGGGGCCTGCCGGCCGCCCTGCAAGGCGGCGCGGTGGAATCGGTCAGCTACCGGCTGCGCCACGGGGGCGAGCTTCTGCGCGAGCCGGTCAGCCGCGTGACGCCGCAGGTGCTGGCCGCCGCCGAGGCGGCGGTGCGCTACTCGCCCGAGTACAACGGGCTCACCGTGTCCCTGATGAGGGAGCTGCAGTCGCGCCTGCCCCGGGCCGAGCACCTGCTCCTCTGCGACACGGCCTTCTTTTGGGATATGCCGGACGCGGCCAGCGGCTATGCGGTGCCCGCGGAGCTGCGGCGTCGGGGCGTGCGGCGCTACGGCGGCGACGGCCTCCTGCACCAATGGGCGGGCCTGCGGGCCGAGGAGCTCTTCGGGCCCGCGGCGCGGCGGGTGGTCTCCATCCGCCTGGGGGACCGCACCAACGCCGCCGCCCTGGCCGCCGGCCGGGCGAAGGACACCACCATCGGCTTCACTCCCGTCGAAGGCATCCTGTCCGACACCTGCTGCGGCGACATCGATTCCTCCGTGGTCTTCGAACTGCAGTCCTCCGGCCTGGCCTTGAGCGAGATCAACGAGCTCCTGTCCGCGCGCAGCGGGATCCGGGCCTTGGTGGGCCGGCGCTGCGGCTTCGCGGAACTGCTGGCCGGCGCCGGCGCGGGGCCGGCCCGGGCCCGCCGGATCCTGCGCTATGAGACGGTCAAGAGCGTCGGCGCCTTCGCCGCTTTGTTGGGAGGCGCGGACGCCGTTGTGTTCTCGGTCGACGACCCACCGGCCAGCGGCCGCTTCATCCGGGACATCTGCCGCGACCTCGGCGGCCTGGGCCCGGGGGTCAAAATCGCGGTCCTGGAGTACGATATCTGGCGCGTCATGTCGCGCCTGAGCCGATCCGCCGCAAAGGAGGTTTGATATGGACACAGAGAAGAGATTCATGGTAGACGTGGGCATGAAGGACCTGCCGTTCCCGATCCGGGCCCTGTCCAAGGCCGACCCCGAGGGGCAGGCCACGGTGGCCGTCATCTCGATCGAGGCGCGCATCATGCACGAGTTCGAGGCCGGCTGGATCGACCGGTTCATCAAGGTCGTGCACGCGCACCGGGAACGCATCGGGACCAAGACCCTGAGGCAGAACATCGCCGACTACGTCTCGGAGCTCAACGCCACCACGGTCAAGGTCAACTTCGAGTACCCCTTCTTCGTCGAGAAGAGGACGCCGGTCGCGAAGGAGAAGTGCCTGGTGCGCTACAGCTGCGCCTATTCCGCCAAGGTTCCGTCTTTGGACAAGGACCCCAAGGTGTTCTTCAAGATCGCGGTGCCCTGCATCACGACCTACCCGGCCTCCGACGCGCAGAAGAGCGGAGGGCTGTTCGGACAGCTCAGCGTGGTGACCATCGAGACCGAGTCCAAGAAGGACGTCTATCCGGAGGACCTGGTGGAGCTCGTGGACCGGCATGCGGTGACGCCGCTCTACTCGTTTTTGACCGAGAAGGACCAGGAGGCGGTCATCAAGCGCATCCACTCCGAGCGCAAGACCAGCGTGGTCATGGTCGACGAGATCAAGAGCGAGCTGGCCGCGGACCGGGGCTTGAACTTCTATTCCGTGCGCTGCGCCAACTTCGGCATGCTCCACTGCTACAGCACCATGATCGGGACGGAGAAGAGCTGGTGGGTGCCGTTCAGCGGCGTGGAGGACGACCTCTAAGCCGGCCGGAATTTGTAGAATAGCGCCGGAAATGAAGACCATCGCGGTCCTGCCGGCCTACAACGCGGAGAAGACCCTGGAGAAGACCCTCCGGGACATCCCGCCCGGCTGCGTCGACGAGGTCATTCTCGTCGACGACGCCTCCCGGGACGGCACCGCCGAGCTGGCGCGCAAGCTGGGCCTCACCGTGTTCGTCCATCCCAAGAACCGCGGCTACGGCGGCAACCAGAAGACCTGCTACGCCGAGGCCCTCAAGCGCGGGGCGGACATCGTCATCATGATCCACCCCGACTACCAGTACGACGCCCGGCTCGCCCCGCACATGATAGGCCTCATCGCCGCCGGGGTCTGCGACATGG contains the following coding sequences:
- a CDS encoding response regulator is translated as MKIRSLPSVATVVLAVDDDASVRAEVAAAMPRSYRLIALPDGSEFMETVEAYEPDLVILNPQAPGEDGVSLARRLRSRAEFRHIPVLFLTSMNEEAAWRRLLEGQGDAVLAKPFAPGELRNAIVRLVEGRIEQG
- a CDS encoding acetate/propionate family kinase, with the protein product MKRQDAVNMLVFNCGSSSLTFKVFAAGSEDDAAPVFSGKAHRVGVKGSAPSFLEYHGGPRNERVETPLASHGQAAALVVEKLARWGLRVDYVGHRWGHSGGHFKTAWVDEHFIEELRALIPLMPIHHPAMFSVIRRCRKLLPQTPQFVTTDGSFHSSLPPHAYTYPLPKSVIRRFGFRKFGFHGLSYQYVVKAAAEHLGLPLAGSRIVACHLGTGGSSVVAVKDGRSCDTSMGYTGLPGLVMSTRSGDVDPLLATYIMGVYGEHADDLVDLLNKRSGLLGVSDFSSDIRDLIPRLDQDPKARLAFDMYVHRLKKYIGSYVAVLGGLDVLVFTDDIGLHNWLLRQEVCSGLGWCGVELDAEANRKAVGDELSVLSRPGARVRVLAVPTEEELVICWEGLRLLGGRYAPHARP
- a CDS encoding GTP cyclohydrolase, FolE2/MptA family, with protein sequence MDTEKRFMVDVGMKDLPFPIRALSKADPEGQATVAVISIEARIMHEFEAGWIDRFIKVVHAHRERIGTKTLRQNIADYVSELNATTVKVNFEYPFFVEKRTPVAKEKCLVRYSCAYSAKVPSLDKDPKVFFKIAVPCITTYPASDAQKSGGLFGQLSVVTIETESKKDVYPEDLVELVDRHAVTPLYSFLTEKDQEAVIKRIHSERKTSVVMVDEIKSELAADRGLNFYSVRCANFGMLHCYSTMIGTEKSWWVPFSGVEDDL
- a CDS encoding LysR family transcriptional regulator, encoding MSMMPFNFNQLYYFWIITKAGSISAATRQLLLNQSTLSQQLQQLERSVGRRLLLRSRRGVTPNTEGRVVFEYCERIFGQAEELAGRLRGGEAAATRYLRLGFCRSISREKVLAVAQAVKEREPGMIVKIASGTPEGLEDKLRRRMFDIVLSNVDFSPALGPDFRSRLVASIPHFFVATPALKARGRSFPRMLEELPLMVRAEDNPLHKDAMDFLRRNGVLPSIQAEVEDPDLILAMALRGEGVGFLDPFTIQRHLERGRLVKLHERSLGIRENLWLLCSRHPHSSAPVQEAMDALLGGFRLDWRTLRSGTSGRDIS